From one Bacteroides fragilis NCTC 9343 genomic stretch:
- a CDS encoding choice-of-anchor J domain-containing protein: MNRNLLMPVAVSLILLSGCKYNDDNFEGLDDMTQPTNLMKIEYTLTDADYATISSNSTNKKIATDAGVSKDLENVKTNMYLTEKITGADYIPAFLLDKYYTADKGSSAKITYKYKEAMSSLLSEYASVKYLKPTDAEYKLVYGENAFAPYLNEKTEGQMSKILNEKFKDAEKGTAVFVDYKLGEGQLENPLMWQNFEALPTGDLQELKGWFISSTGDTQWKVTSYDDNQYVQYSANGTKGACVGWMVTPAISVTAGDYLAFDVTVGYYNASCLSVLISENFDGENVGTANWVDVTSGFSIPTKPTSGYGTFASAGKVSLSAYAGKKVYVAFKYEGDGANKKTTTYQIDNIMVGTSIPANSLSTPTYAVKVYDGKNWKNKSNSVYVLTYADYGDMGQSKRYFTSDVPAVNYLPAYLSKMVAYPVDGDARVVVYRYYNGTDLKIYSDEYTYSAEKARWELNTRIVDKTEQFVLSDGKWNFDPSTVVTLKAEKGDAETAAFYQTITDWVIANKGQEYAPIFSGKSNNEYYYGSSAYQNNFDFRPAKWREQNAAAYGNMSDADLTKLMFERLPEAFLPGLKAIYGSADVVEGVDVFYTINFAIYDGSSTTQYTIKYKVTGKGQFEYVADSLKKVE; this comes from the coding sequence ATGAATAGAAATCTATTAATGCCTGTAGCGGTGTCGTTGATTCTGCTGTCCGGCTGTAAATATAACGATGACAACTTCGAAGGATTGGACGATATGACCCAACCGACGAATTTGATGAAGATAGAGTATACGCTGACTGATGCTGACTATGCAACTATCAGCTCAAATTCGACCAATAAGAAGATTGCTACAGATGCCGGTGTGTCTAAGGATCTTGAGAATGTGAAGACTAACATGTATCTGACAGAGAAGATCACGGGAGCGGATTACATACCTGCTTTCTTGCTTGATAAGTATTACACTGCTGATAAGGGTTCGAGTGCAAAGATTACGTATAAGTACAAAGAAGCGATGTCTTCTTTGCTGTCGGAGTATGCTTCGGTGAAATATCTGAAACCGACGGATGCCGAATACAAGTTGGTTTATGGTGAGAATGCATTTGCGCCTTATCTGAATGAAAAGACAGAAGGTCAGATGTCTAAGATCCTGAACGAAAAGTTCAAAGATGCCGAAAAGGGAACAGCTGTTTTCGTTGACTATAAGTTGGGAGAGGGACAGTTGGAGAATCCGTTGATGTGGCAAAACTTCGAGGCGCTTCCTACCGGAGATTTGCAAGAGCTCAAAGGCTGGTTTATCAGCTCTACCGGTGACACTCAGTGGAAGGTTACTTCTTATGATGATAACCAGTATGTTCAGTATTCGGCAAACGGTACGAAAGGGGCATGCGTCGGCTGGATGGTTACCCCTGCTATTTCTGTTACTGCCGGTGATTATCTCGCTTTTGACGTGACCGTGGGATACTATAATGCCAGCTGCTTGTCAGTGCTTATTTCAGAGAATTTCGATGGTGAAAATGTCGGTACTGCCAATTGGGTTGATGTGACTTCTGGTTTCAGCATTCCTACCAAGCCGACAAGTGGTTACGGTACGTTTGCTTCTGCAGGTAAAGTGTCTTTGTCAGCTTATGCAGGCAAGAAGGTGTATGTAGCCTTTAAGTACGAAGGTGATGGTGCCAATAAGAAAACCACTACTTATCAGATCGATAACATCATGGTAGGTACCTCCATTCCGGCCAACAGTCTTTCTACTCCTACTTACGCGGTGAAAGTATACGATGGAAAGAACTGGAAGAATAAGAGCAATAGCGTATATGTCCTGACATATGCCGATTACGGAGATATGGGACAGAGTAAACGCTACTTTACTTCTGATGTTCCGGCTGTGAACTATTTGCCTGCTTATTTGTCTAAGATGGTGGCATATCCTGTTGATGGCGATGCACGTGTAGTAGTCTACAGATATTATAATGGTACTGATTTGAAGATCTACAGTGATGAATACACTTATTCTGCCGAAAAAGCGAGATGGGAGTTGAATACACGTATTGTCGATAAGACAGAGCAGTTTGTATTGTCTGACGGAAAGTGGAACTTTGACCCGAGCACTGTGGTTACTTTGAAGGCAGAAAAGGGCGATGCAGAAACTGCTGCATTCTATCAGACCATCACCGATTGGGTGATTGCCAATAAGGGACAAGAATATGCGCCTATATTTAGTGGTAAGAGTAATAATGAATATTATTATGGTAGCTCTGCTTATCAGAACAATTTTGATTTCCGCCCGGCGAAGTGGAGAGAACAAAATGCTGCCGCTTATGGTAACATGTCAGATGCCGATCTGACAAAGTTGATGTTCGAACGTTTGCCAGAAGCATTCCTTCCGGGATTGAAAGCAATCTATGGTAGTGCGGATGTTGTGGAAGGTGTAGATGTCTTCTATACAATTAACTTTGCCATTTACGATGGCTCTTCTACCACACAATATACCATTAAGTATAAAGTGACAGGTAAAGGACAGTTTGAATATGTTGCAGACTCTTTGAAGAAAGTAGAATAA